A region from the Bacteroidales bacterium genome encodes:
- the nusG gene encoding transcription termination/antitermination protein NusG — protein MSNLEKKWYVLRAIGGKEKKAKEYIESEINRLNLQDYIAQVLIPTEKVYQIRNGKKISKERNYFPGYVLIEATLTGEVPHILRNIPNIIGFLGSEGDQMPTPLRPSEVNRILGKVDELSASDEEITVPFFVGESVKVIDGPFNSFTGIIEEVNDEKKKLKVMVKIFGRKTPLELSFMQVEKDG, from the coding sequence ATGAGTAATCTGGAAAAGAAGTGGTATGTTCTCAGAGCCATCGGAGGTAAAGAGAAGAAGGCCAAAGAATATATCGAAAGTGAAATCAACAGGTTAAACCTGCAGGACTATATTGCACAGGTGCTGATCCCTACCGAGAAGGTTTACCAGATTCGAAATGGTAAAAAAATCAGCAAGGAACGCAACTATTTTCCTGGTTATGTGTTAATTGAAGCAACACTGACCGGCGAGGTTCCCCATATTCTGAGGAATATTCCCAACATCATTGGATTTCTGGGCTCCGAGGGGGACCAGATGCCCACTCCTCTCAGGCCCTCTGAAGTGAACAGGATCCTGGGTAAGGTGGATGAACTGTCGGCCAGTGATGAAGAGATTACAGTACCTTTCTTCGTAGGCGAATCGGTGAAGGTCATCGACGGGCCATTCAACAGTTTCACCGGCATTATTGAAGAGGTGAACGATGAGAAGAAGAAGCTCAAGGTGATGGTGAAGATCTTTGGTCGTAAGACCCCGCTTGAGCTGAGCTTTATGCAGGTGGAAAAAGATGGATAA
- a CDS encoding porin family protein, translated as MRKSILLIALLLLSLSINGQDERPRNLPAFDLKRIHFGFTVGVNTMDIGIARNYMAEDFLYADLSQLLPGFQVSIVSDLRMNKNWNLRFLPGISFGSREIVFYEYSNGMVGEEAEIPRVANPVPLGPAFLDFPLHLKYRSDRDANYRPYLLGGLNFRYDMSAKKPGVYDADSEEYMKFRRGDLYLEFGFGVDTYLRYFKFAPEIKLAVGLMNMIDPEGRTGHPEFAGSIESVRSYILMLNFHFE; from the coding sequence ATGAGAAAATCCATTCTGCTCATAGCTCTGCTTCTGCTCTCACTGAGTATAAACGGACAGGATGAACGCCCCAGGAATCTGCCAGCATTTGATCTCAAGAGGATTCATTTCGGATTCACGGTAGGGGTGAACACCATGGATATCGGAATCGCCAGGAACTATATGGCTGAAGATTTTCTGTATGCGGATCTGAGCCAGCTTCTTCCCGGATTCCAGGTGAGTATTGTATCGGATCTTCGAATGAATAAAAACTGGAACCTTCGCTTTCTCCCGGGTATCAGTTTCGGATCAAGGGAGATCGTTTTTTACGAATATAGCAATGGAATGGTCGGGGAGGAGGCCGAGATCCCCAGAGTGGCCAATCCGGTGCCCCTGGGGCCCGCTTTTCTCGATTTCCCCCTGCATCTCAAATACCGTTCAGACCGGGATGCAAATTACAGGCCCTACCTGCTGGGAGGACTGAATTTCAGGTACGATATGTCGGCCAAGAAGCCCGGAGTTTATGATGCTGATTCAGAAGAGTATATGAAATTCAGGAGGGGCGATCTCTACCTGGAGTTCGGGTTTGGGGTGGATACCTATCTGCGCTACTTTAAATTCGCCCCGGAGATCAAATTGGCTGTTGGCCTGATGAATATGATCGATCCTGAGGGACGAACAGGGCATCCCGAGTTTGCCGGATCCATCGAAAGCGTCCGTTCCTACATCCTTATGCTGAATTTTCATTTCGAGTAA
- the rpsU gene encoding 30S ribosomal protein S21, with amino-acid sequence MIVIPIKEGENIERALKKFKRKFEKTGVVKELRSRQAFTKPSVTKRQQKLKAIYIQQLQQQED; translated from the coding sequence ATGATCGTAATTCCCATTAAAGAGGGTGAGAATATTGAAAGGGCTTTAAAAAAATTTAAACGAAAGTTTGAAAAGACGGGTGTGGTAAAGGAACTGAGGAGCCGTCAGGCATTCACAAAACCTTCCGTTACCAAGCGTCAGCAGAAGCTTAAAGCTATTTATATTCAGCAATTACAGCAGCAGGAAGATTAA
- the tuf gene encoding elongation factor Tu, producing MAKEKFDRSKPHVNIGTIGHVDHGKTTLTAAITMVLAKKGLSEIRDFDSIDNAPEEKERGITINTAHVEYQTANRHYAHVDCPGHADYVKNMVTGAAQMDGAIIVVAGTDGPMPQTREHILLARQVNVPKIVVFLNKVDMVDDEELLELVEMEVRELLDFYEFDGENAPVIHGSALGALNGEEKWEDKVMELMDAVDSYIPIPPRDIEKPFLMPVEDVFSITGRGTVATGRIETGVVNTGDEMNLIGLGAEGRKTVVTGVEMFRKILDRGEAGDNVGLLLRGVDKKEIKRGMVIAKPGSITPHTEFTAQVYVLKKEEGGRHTPFHNNYRPQFYLRTLDVTGEIKLPEGTEMVMPGDDVEITVKLIYPVAINVGLRFAIREGGRTVGAGQVIKIDE from the coding sequence ATGGCTAAGGAAAAATTTGATAGGTCCAAACCGCACGTCAATATTGGTACCATTGGTCACGTTGACCACGGAAAAACCACATTGACCGCTGCAATAACAATGGTTCTTGCAAAAAAGGGACTCTCTGAAATCAGGGATTTTGACTCCATTGACAACGCACCGGAAGAAAAAGAGCGTGGTATTACCATTAATACCGCTCACGTTGAGTATCAGACAGCGAACAGGCACTATGCGCACGTTGACTGTCCGGGTCACGCTGACTATGTAAAGAATATGGTAACTGGTGCTGCCCAAATGGACGGTGCGATTATCGTTGTTGCCGGAACTGACGGTCCTATGCCACAAACCAGGGAGCACATCCTCCTGGCCCGCCAGGTAAACGTACCCAAGATCGTAGTCTTCCTGAATAAGGTGGATATGGTGGATGACGAGGAACTCCTCGAGCTGGTTGAAATGGAAGTTCGTGAATTGCTCGACTTCTACGAATTCGACGGAGAAAATGCTCCCGTGATCCACGGTTCCGCTCTTGGTGCACTGAATGGTGAAGAGAAGTGGGAAGACAAGGTTATGGAGCTGATGGATGCAGTGGATTCTTATATCCCCATTCCTCCCCGTGACATTGAGAAGCCTTTCCTGATGCCGGTTGAAGATGTATTTTCAATCACCGGACGTGGTACTGTTGCTACTGGTAGAATCGAAACCGGTGTGGTAAACACAGGTGATGAGATGAACCTGATTGGTCTGGGTGCCGAAGGACGCAAGACGGTTGTAACGGGTGTGGAGATGTTCCGCAAGATCCTGGACAGAGGTGAAGCCGGTGATAATGTTGGTCTGTTGCTTCGTGGAGTGGACAAGAAGGAGATCAAGAGGGGTATGGTTATTGCCAAACCCGGATCGATCACTCCTCACACCGAGTTTACCGCCCAGGTATATGTCCTGAAGAAAGAGGAAGGTGGACGCCATACTCCCTTCCATAACAACTACCGTCCCCAGTTTTACCTGAGGACCTTGGACGTAACCGGTGAGATCAAGCTTCCTGAAGGAACTGAGATGGTTATGCCCGGAGATGACGTGGAGATCACAGTAAAGTTGATCTATCCTGTGGCTATCAACGTAGGTCTGCGTTTTGCTATCCGTGAAGGCGGACGTACTGTGGGTGCCGGACAGGTGATTAAAATCGACGAATAG
- a CDS encoding HPF/RaiA family ribosome-associated protein translates to MHSIRFDADEKLLSFIDTKVKKLPTVYDDIMGAEVFLRLDKDTSERENKLVEIKLDVKGQSVFAKKQCKTFEEATDLSIEALRKQLVKRKGKIRKK, encoded by the coding sequence ATGCATTCAATTCGATTCGACGCAGATGAGAAACTGTTGAGTTTCATTGACACCAAGGTAAAGAAGTTGCCTACTGTTTATGATGACATCATGGGGGCAGAGGTATTCCTCAGGCTCGATAAGGATACGTCCGAAAGGGAGAATAAATTGGTTGAGATCAAACTGGATGTTAAGGGTCAGTCGGTATTTGCAAAGAAACAGTGCAAAACTTTTGAAGAGGCCACCGACCTCTCCATCGAAGCTTTAAGAAAGCAGCTTGTAAAACGAAAGGGGAAAATCAGGAAGAAATAG
- the fbaA gene encoding class II fructose-bisphosphate aldolase, whose translation MSNKIFDVVKPGVVTGDDVQKVFEIAKKNEYAIPAVNVVGTNSVNAVIEAAREVNSPVIVQFSNGGAVFFAGKGLSNEDQKAAIIGAVSGAKHVHAMAEAYGVPVILHTDHAAKKLLPWIDGLLDAGERHFEKYGKPLFSSHMLDLSEEPLEENIATCVQYLKRMSKIGMTLEIELGCTGGEEDGVDNTGMDNSLLYTQPEDVAYAYEELSKVSASFTIAASFGNVHGVYKPGNVQLTPRILDNSQKFVEQKYGLDKKPLDFVFHGGSGSSKEEIREAISYGVIKMNIDTDTQWAAWDGIRRFEAAKHDYLQGQIGNPEGEDKPNKKYYDPRVWLREGEKSMIERLKVAFDDLNCIDRL comes from the coding sequence ATGTCCAACAAGATTTTTGATGTAGTAAAGCCCGGAGTCGTAACGGGAGATGACGTTCAGAAGGTATTTGAAATTGCCAAAAAGAACGAATATGCCATTCCTGCCGTCAATGTGGTGGGAACCAACTCTGTAAATGCGGTGATTGAAGCAGCCCGTGAAGTGAATTCTCCTGTAATCGTGCAGTTCTCCAATGGAGGTGCTGTTTTCTTTGCAGGCAAGGGGCTTTCCAATGAAGATCAGAAAGCTGCCATTATTGGTGCAGTGAGCGGTGCCAAGCACGTTCATGCTATGGCCGAAGCTTACGGAGTTCCGGTCATTCTTCACACCGACCATGCTGCGAAGAAGCTTCTTCCCTGGATTGACGGCCTTCTGGATGCCGGTGAAAGGCATTTTGAAAAGTACGGAAAACCCCTGTTCAGCTCTCATATGCTGGACCTCTCTGAGGAGCCGCTGGAAGAGAATATTGCCACCTGCGTTCAGTATTTGAAGCGCATGAGCAAGATCGGAATGACCCTGGAGATTGAGCTGGGCTGCACCGGCGGTGAAGAGGATGGTGTGGATAATACCGGAATGGACAACTCGCTGCTCTACACGCAGCCGGAGGATGTAGCCTACGCTTATGAAGAGCTTTCCAAGGTGAGCGCCAGTTTCACCATTGCGGCTTCTTTTGGAAATGTGCATGGGGTATATAAGCCGGGAAATGTCCAGCTGACTCCCAGGATTTTGGATAATTCGCAGAAATTTGTTGAGCAGAAGTACGGACTGGACAAAAAGCCACTGGACTTTGTATTTCATGGTGGATCCGGCTCCTCCAAGGAGGAAATCCGCGAGGCTATTAGCTACGGGGTGATCAAAATGAACATCGATACCGATACCCAGTGGGCTGCCTGGGATGGCATTCGCAGGTTTGAAGCTGCAAAACACGATTATCTGCAGGGACAGATCGGCAACCCCGAAGGGGAGGATAAACCCAACAAGAAATACTACGATCCGAGGGTTTGGCTCCGCGAAGGTGAAAAGTCCATGATCGAGCGCCTGAAGGTAGCCTTTGATGACCTGAACTGCATCGACAGACTTTAA
- a CDS encoding helix-hairpin-helix domain-containing protein, with amino-acid sequence MSDRIKREFYLLPRGEQRALILLSMLLIVSLLFRITVGLLPQQRPEGLEEFEREAKRMIAAFARADSLQKDRNDRARRYPQTINQTKVEAYQPVDINRADSVQLLPLPGIGPVFAGRIIKYRELLGGFISFDQLGEVYGISVETVQRIRNQVYIDSTVIRKIHLDSASFRELLRHPYLEYEDVKSLVEYRDFKGDIRSANELRINRILLDSTLQRMEEYFDYR; translated from the coding sequence ATGTCTGATCGTATAAAGAGAGAGTTCTACCTGCTACCCCGTGGGGAGCAGCGGGCTTTGATTTTGCTTTCCATGTTGCTGATCGTCTCTCTGCTTTTCAGGATCACTGTTGGGCTTCTTCCCCAACAGAGACCTGAAGGTCTGGAGGAGTTTGAAAGGGAGGCCAAAAGGATGATAGCTGCCTTTGCCCGGGCCGATAGCCTGCAAAAGGACAGGAATGACCGGGCCAGGCGGTACCCTCAGACTATTAATCAGACTAAAGTGGAAGCATATCAACCTGTAGATATCAACCGGGCCGATTCTGTACAGCTGCTCCCTCTTCCCGGCATCGGACCTGTTTTCGCAGGGCGAATCATTAAATACCGTGAGCTCTTAGGTGGGTTTATTTCATTTGATCAGCTTGGGGAGGTATACGGGATTTCCGTTGAGACCGTCCAGAGAATCAGGAATCAAGTGTATATCGATAGCACGGTCATCCGCAAGATTCATCTCGACAGTGCCAGCTTCAGGGAGCTTCTGAGGCATCCTTACCTGGAGTATGAGGATGTGAAGTCTCTGGTGGAATACCGCGATTTCAAAGGAGATATCCGTTCCGCAAACGAACTCAGAATAAATCGGATTTTGCTCGATTCCACCCTGCAAAGGATGGAAGAATATTTTGATTACAGGTAA
- the secE gene encoding preprotein translocase subunit SecE gives MKRIINYLKESYNELVHKVTWPTVKELQNSALVVMVASLIFALIVFAMDISFQKILEGIYKLV, from the coding sequence ATGAAGAGAATAATAAATTATCTGAAGGAATCTTATAACGAGCTGGTACACAAAGTGACCTGGCCTACCGTTAAAGAGCTGCAGAACAGCGCTTTGGTAGTTATGGTCGCCTCTCTCATCTTTGCCTTGATTGTCTTCGCAATGGATATCTCTTTTCAAAAGATCCTTGAGGGCATCTATAAATTAGTGTAA
- a CDS encoding RNA methyltransferase: MISSSKAKLIRSLRQKKYRDQHRLFLIEGEKMILELATAGSGNRFRIQEIMATPEWIENKAGLLPSLKNPFSIASFEEIKKVSNLVTPQAVIALVSIPESRFSAEVLLNGPVLALESIRDPGNLGTIIRTADWFGIDHIICTPDSTDLYNPKVIQSTMGAVTRVQVHYLELEPLLANPKLRSKRVYGTYLEGENIYRTRLEPDPLILFGNESRGLSGALSPYIQHRISIPSYASAGSGPESLNVASSVAVVCSELRRG; encoded by the coding sequence ATGATCTCCTCCTCAAAAGCAAAACTGATTCGTTCCCTGCGGCAAAAGAAGTACAGGGACCAGCACCGTCTTTTTCTGATAGAGGGTGAAAAAATGATTCTGGAACTGGCAACAGCCGGTTCCGGAAACCGCTTCCGGATCCAGGAAATAATGGCTACGCCGGAATGGATCGAAAACAAAGCCGGTCTGCTTCCATCTCTGAAAAACCCGTTTTCCATTGCCAGCTTTGAAGAGATCAAAAAAGTAAGCAACCTGGTGACTCCGCAGGCAGTAATTGCCCTGGTATCCATTCCTGAAAGCCGTTTCAGTGCCGAAGTACTGCTTAACGGGCCCGTACTGGCCCTGGAGTCGATTCGCGATCCGGGAAACCTGGGGACTATAATACGGACAGCCGACTGGTTTGGTATAGATCATATTATTTGTACTCCTGATTCCACAGACCTGTATAATCCAAAGGTCATTCAATCTACCATGGGGGCTGTGACCCGGGTGCAGGTGCACTACCTGGAACTGGAGCCCCTTCTGGCTAATCCAAAGCTGCGGAGCAAAAGAGTCTATGGGACTTATCTGGAAGGAGAAAATATCTACCGGACCAGACTGGAACCCGATCCGCTGATCCTTTTTGGAAACGAATCCCGCGGATTGTCCGGGGCCCTGAGTCCATACATACAGCACCGGATTTCCATTCCATCCTATGCTTCCGCGGGTTCAGGACCGGAGTCACTGAATGTGGCATCGTCTGTTGCGGTGGTCTGTTCAGAGTTAAGAAGAGGCTGA
- a CDS encoding tyrosine-type recombinase/integrase, with product MTRIDDFLRYLQAEKRYAEHTIKAYKNDLYQFHAFCQDSDQEGVDLHFRTIRSWVVRLMDSGYSSRTVHRKLTTLSTFCKYLIKEGRLDSNPMDRVLKPRLSKRVPVFVEDGKMDFLLDEYDFGEDFKGIRNRLVLDLLYQTGMRRSELIGLKIGSINREGQSVKVSGKRGKERIIPMNRELVAAIDRYVIIRHEVVGQKATDCLIVTEKGGAAYDKMIYRIVNSYLSMVTTLDKKSPHVLRHTFATHMLNRGADLNAIKELLGHANLSATQVYTHNTYKKLKSIYNQAHPRA from the coding sequence ATGACCAGGATTGACGATTTTTTAAGATACCTGCAGGCCGAGAAGAGGTATGCCGAGCATACCATCAAAGCTTATAAAAACGACTTGTACCAATTCCATGCTTTCTGTCAGGATTCTGACCAAGAAGGTGTGGATTTGCATTTCAGGACCATTCGTTCCTGGGTCGTCCGTTTAATGGACTCCGGATACAGTTCACGCACGGTCCACCGGAAACTAACCACACTTAGTACCTTCTGTAAATACCTGATTAAGGAGGGCCGGCTCGACTCCAATCCTATGGACCGTGTGTTGAAGCCCAGGCTGAGCAAGCGGGTTCCCGTCTTTGTGGAGGATGGAAAGATGGATTTTCTTCTGGATGAATATGATTTTGGAGAGGATTTTAAGGGAATCAGGAACCGCCTGGTCCTGGATCTGCTTTATCAGACCGGTATGCGCCGAAGTGAACTAATTGGACTCAAAATTGGTTCTATAAACAGGGAGGGTCAGAGTGTGAAGGTGTCAGGGAAAAGAGGAAAGGAGAGGATCATTCCGATGAACAGGGAACTGGTGGCAGCGATTGACCGGTATGTGATCATCCGCCATGAAGTAGTGGGGCAAAAAGCAACAGACTGTTTGATCGTCACGGAGAAGGGGGGCGCTGCTTACGATAAAATGATCTACAGGATTGTGAACAGTTATCTTTCGATGGTTACCACACTGGATAAAAAGAGCCCGCATGTACTGAGGCACACCTTTGCCACTCATATGTTGAACAGAGGAGCCGACCTGAATGCCATCAAGGAGCTGCTGGGGCACGCTAACCTGAGTGCAACCCAGGTCTATACTCATAATACATACAAGAAGCTTAAGTCTATTTATAACCAGGCCCACCCAAGGGCCTAA
- a CDS encoding BamA/TamA family outer membrane protein has translation MPEDKYLLHSYKIQSEEGDFDKKELDDFIKQKPNKRIIFWRFYLSLYNLSSPGNDNGFNNWLRRIGEPPVVYDKDLKSKSSEQLNLYMRNKGFYGAEITDTTLFKKRGARVIYQVTPSEPYRIRNINYFFEDANLSRMVLADTTSNKFRAGELFDVEALQEERVRIETILRDSGYYGFTRDYIYYEVDSALNTCQVDITLGIRNFSRIDERGRTVLTDHPVYTIRRVHMMTDFNAMTYNRDGDTLQKDTLVYDSIYLVYSGKPNIRPAMVTQKNYIIPGTLYDASDVNRTYRNLSSLSAFRMVDIRFSEVDSDKPQLDCDVLVAPATRQSYSAKLEGTNSAGNIGAAANLSYTHRNLFGASEQFDLSFMGAIENLRPVGDEVDTSYTGLNIMQEFGVEARLRIPKFLLPVKTDQFIRKYNPQTNIRLSYNYQKRPDYIRTLANASFGYNWRGNEKLIHRVYPIEASLILTPYKSDWFQNWLEGKYLFYSYEPHLIIDSRYSMVWSNQKLLKNQSFQDIRLNLETAGNLLYAGFRSLADDPVNQNYQVLGVDFAQYLKADIDFRSYMFLYEDISLILRGFMGVGYAYGNSSAMPFEKQYFSGGANSIRAWQVKNLGPGSYNDQEKSAYPNQTGDVKLEANMEYRFKLFWKLEAALFMDVGNIWSLSAEDDRVGAGFEFNRFYKELAVGTGVGTRAVFSFLVFRFDLGIPLRSPYAMEGSNWLPGNSGIAGRDLTFNIAIGYPF, from the coding sequence GTGCCTGAGGATAAGTATCTGCTGCATAGTTATAAGATCCAGTCAGAAGAAGGTGATTTTGACAAGAAGGAACTCGACGACTTTATCAAGCAAAAGCCCAATAAGCGGATCATATTCTGGAGGTTCTACCTGTCCCTCTATAATCTCTCCTCTCCCGGCAATGACAATGGATTTAATAACTGGTTAAGGCGGATCGGTGAACCTCCGGTTGTATATGATAAAGATCTGAAGTCGAAATCTTCGGAGCAGCTGAACCTGTATATGAGGAACAAGGGATTTTACGGAGCTGAAATTACCGATACCACCCTGTTTAAGAAAAGAGGGGCCAGGGTGATCTACCAGGTAACACCCAGTGAGCCATACAGGATCAGGAATATCAACTATTTCTTCGAAGATGCGAACCTTTCCCGGATGGTCCTTGCCGACACTACCAGCAATAAGTTCAGGGCCGGGGAACTGTTTGATGTGGAAGCGCTGCAGGAAGAGCGGGTGAGGATCGAGACCATTTTGCGCGATAGCGGGTATTACGGATTTACCCGCGATTATATTTATTATGAAGTAGATAGCGCCCTGAACACCTGCCAGGTGGATATCACCCTGGGGATCAGGAATTTTTCCCGTATTGACGAGCGGGGGCGGACGGTGCTTACGGACCATCCGGTTTACACCATCCGCAGGGTGCATATGATGACCGATTTTAATGCCATGACCTATAACCGGGATGGGGACACCCTACAGAAGGATACCCTGGTTTACGACAGTATCTATTTGGTTTATTCCGGGAAACCAAATATCCGTCCCGCCATGGTAACCCAGAAAAACTACATTATCCCCGGTACCCTGTATGATGCCTCTGATGTAAACCGGACTTACCGGAACCTTTCTTCGCTGAGCGCATTCAGAATGGTTGATATTCGTTTCAGTGAAGTGGATTCAGATAAGCCTCAGCTCGATTGTGATGTGCTGGTTGCTCCGGCCACCAGACAGTCATATTCGGCAAAACTGGAGGGTACAAACTCAGCAGGTAATATTGGCGCAGCAGCCAATTTAAGCTATACCCACCGGAACCTTTTTGGAGCTTCGGAGCAATTTGACCTTAGTTTTATGGGCGCCATTGAGAATCTCCGGCCAGTCGGAGATGAGGTGGATACCTCTTATACAGGACTGAATATCATGCAGGAATTTGGTGTGGAGGCCCGGTTGAGGATTCCAAAATTTCTTCTGCCAGTGAAAACCGACCAGTTTATCCGGAAGTACAATCCCCAGACGAATATTCGCCTCTCTTACAATTATCAGAAACGTCCCGATTACATCAGGACGCTGGCCAATGCTTCTTTTGGATACAACTGGAGGGGAAATGAAAAGTTGATACACAGGGTCTATCCAATTGAAGCCAGTCTTATTTTAACACCCTATAAATCTGATTGGTTCCAAAATTGGCTGGAGGGGAAATACCTCTTTTACAGCTATGAGCCCCATCTGATTATCGATAGCCGGTACTCCATGGTCTGGTCCAATCAGAAGTTGTTGAAGAATCAGAGTTTCCAGGATATCCGACTGAATCTGGAGACGGCCGGGAACCTTTTATACGCAGGTTTCAGAAGCCTGGCCGACGATCCCGTAAATCAAAATTACCAGGTACTTGGAGTGGATTTCGCCCAGTACCTGAAGGCGGATATTGACTTCAGAAGCTATATGTTTCTTTATGAAGATATTAGTTTGATACTGAGGGGATTTATGGGGGTAGGGTACGCATATGGAAATTCCAGTGCCATGCCCTTTGAAAAGCAATACTTCTCCGGAGGCGCTAACAGCATCCGGGCATGGCAGGTGAAGAACCTGGGCCCGGGTTCCTACAACGATCAGGAGAAGTCGGCCTACCCCAACCAGACCGGTGATGTGAAGCTGGAGGCCAATATGGAGTACCGCTTCAAGTTGTTCTGGAAGCTGGAGGCTGCGTTATTTATGGATGTGGGTAATATCTGGTCGCTCTCTGCGGAAGATGACCGCGTGGGAGCCGGGTTTGAATTCAACCGCTTCTATAAGGAACTTGCCGTGGGGACCGGTGTGGGTACACGGGCGGTATTCAGTTTCCTGGTATTCAGATTCGACCTGGGGATTCCGCTGCGCAGCCCCTACGCCATGGAGGGTTCCAACTGGTTGCCCGGAAATTCGGGAATTGCCGGAAGAGATCTCACCTTTAATATTGCCATTGGTTATCCATTCTGA
- a CDS encoding sodium-dependent transporter: MLPGGGVRDSFGSKFGVIAAAAGSAIGLGNIWRFPYVVGQNGGGAFLLIYLFFIAAIGIPVMMSEFVIGRNAQLNPVGAFKKITPGKKWHLIGLLGVVTAFIILAFYTVVAGWTLEYLVQSVKWMLLSDKIGFGEMNNEAVRSFFREHYESFVSGIWRPVIWFVVMLFFTGYIVISGVKNGIEKYAKILMPILLVLLLVLVVRSVTLDGAREGLVFLFKPDFSTIRHAPLKIIIEALGQAFFSLSIGMGTLITYGSYIQKRENLASTAVSVAFADTFIAVVAGLAIFPAVFAFGINPGEGPELVYITLPVIFQSMSGGLIWAFMFFLLLCFAAITSTISVLEVIVAYFSEQLNMTRKRAAVLAMISVGFLGILCSVSPKVFGVFNGSPDLLLPLGGFFIVVFIGWFLAKGTVKGELSSDGKYRTGYYGLFLFLVRFVAPLAIALLFALGVYSKLITIFPSLG; the protein is encoded by the coding sequence ATGTTGCCGGGCGGAGGAGTCAGAGACAGTTTTGGCAGTAAGTTCGGGGTCATTGCGGCAGCAGCCGGATCGGCCATCGGACTTGGGAATATCTGGAGGTTTCCTTATGTGGTGGGACAGAACGGGGGCGGAGCATTCCTGCTCATTTACCTCTTCTTTATTGCCGCTATCGGGATCCCGGTGATGATGTCGGAATTTGTGATCGGACGCAATGCCCAGCTCAACCCTGTAGGCGCATTTAAAAAAATAACTCCCGGCAAAAAATGGCATCTCATTGGTTTGCTGGGAGTTGTTACTGCTTTTATTATTCTTGCCTTTTATACGGTGGTGGCTGGCTGGACCCTGGAATACCTGGTGCAATCGGTAAAATGGATGCTTCTGTCGGATAAGATCGGCTTCGGTGAAATGAACAATGAAGCGGTCCGGAGTTTTTTCCGAGAGCACTATGAATCTTTTGTAAGCGGGATCTGGAGACCGGTTATCTGGTTTGTGGTGATGTTATTTTTTACCGGGTACATTGTGATTTCAGGGGTAAAGAACGGAATCGAAAAGTATGCCAAGATTCTGATGCCCATACTGCTGGTACTCCTGCTGGTGCTGGTAGTCCGCTCTGTGACACTGGATGGAGCCAGGGAGGGTCTGGTGTTCCTGTTCAAACCCGATTTCTCAACCATCAGGCATGCTCCTCTGAAGATCATCATTGAGGCACTCGGGCAAGCCTTCTTTTCTCTCTCCATCGGGATGGGAACCCTGATTACCTACGGATCCTATATTCAAAAAAGGGAGAATCTGGCCAGCACTGCCGTAAGCGTGGCTTTTGCCGACACTTTTATTGCGGTGGTTGCAGGGCTTGCGATTTTCCCGGCGGTATTTGCCTTCGGGATCAATCCTGGTGAAGGTCCGGAGCTGGTTTACATTACTCTCCCGGTGATTTTCCAGAGTATGTCGGGCGGACTTATCTGGGCTTTTATGTTCTTCCTGCTGCTCTGTTTTGCGGCCATTACATCCACCATATCCGTCCTGGAAGTAATCGTGGCCTATTTTTCCGAGCAGTTGAATATGACCCGGAAGAGAGCTGCCGTACTGGCTATGATCTCTGTAGGTTTTCTGGGCATCCTGTGTTCGGTATCTCCAAAGGTATTCGGAGTATTTAACGGGTCGCCCGATCTGCTGCTTCCCCTGGGAGGATTTTTTATTGTGGTATTTATCGGATGGTTCCTGGCAAAGGGTACTGTCAAAGGAGAGCTTTCCAGTGACGGGAAATACAGGACCGGATACTATGGACTGTTTTTGTTCCTGGTTAGGTTTGTGGCTCCTCTGGCCATTGCGCTCCTGTTTGCACTGGGAGTGTACAGTAAGCTGATCACTATTTTCCCTTCTTTAGGATGA